From the genome of Pseudomonas sihuiensis:
CGCCAACCCGCCCTATATGCTCGATCCGCAACAGCGTACCTATCGCCACGGCGGCGGCAAGCATGGCGCCGGACTGTCCTTGGCGATCTTCGATACGGCAATGCAAAGACTCGCGCCTGGCGGCACGCTGTTGCTCTATACCGGGGTGGCGATCGTTGACGGTGAAGATCCTTTGCTCAATGCCATTCGCCTGTCGCTGGGCGATACGGGTTGGGACTGGGACTACCAGGAAATCGATCCGGATGTATTCGGTGAGGAGCTGGAAAAACCGCAGTACGATCAGGCCGAGCGGATCGCCTGCGTGGCGTTGCGCCTGAGCTATCAGCCCAATCTGCGCCAGCGCTAGCAGGCCGTTGAAAAACTGCCTCGGCTTTGGCTTCCTGCGTCGCTCTACCTCCTGCATCCATGCAGTCGTGCGTTGGCAATACTGCGTTAAAAATGGCCTCGCGTGCGAGCCCAGTCAAAATGCTCATTTACAACGCGTAAACTGCGCTTTTTCGGCCATTTTTGCCTTGTCTTGCCTGCCTCGCCTACGTTCTTCAACGGCCTGCTAGACCGATGCCCGCCTTGCGCAAGCATCGGCCCGGTGATGCTCAGGCCGCCTTGGCTTGGGCGTTGCTCTTGAGCGACTTGCGCAGCACTTCCATCGACTGCCCCAGTTCCTGCAACTGACGTTTGCTCAGCAGCTTGCTGGCCTGGGGGAACATGTCGCGTTCCTCTTCCTCGATGTGGTGCTCCAGCAGCTCCTTGAGCACCTTGACTCTGCCTGCGAACTCGAGGGTGGATGGCGAGGTTTCCTTGATGTCGGGCAATACCAGCGCTTCTACGGCGCGATGCTCTTCCTTGGCCTCGATGGCGAGTACGGCGTCGTCCTTGCTGCCGGCGCGCCTGAAGGCCGGATAGAAAATCTGCTCTTCAAGCTCGGTGTGAATCTTCAATTCCTGCTCGATCTTGAGCAGCAGTTTCTTGCGCGTCTGCACCGCGCGCTCGGTGGTGTCCTCGAGCTTGCTCAGCAGCTCCTTTACGGTTTCGTGATCCTTTTTCAGCAGTTCGATGGCATTCATCGTTTTGCTCTCCTCAGGTCTACCAATCACATCGGTAAAAATGCCAGGACCCGCTAAAAGCGGGCCCTGGCATGACGATCACGACTCGCGACCGCTTTGGCTTTTCTGACCACCTTTACGCCCGGCTTCAGCTGCTCTCTGACGGTCGTTGGCGAAGTTGCCCCCGCTGTTGTGGCCACCTTTGCGGCCGGCTTCCGAAGCTTTTTGACGATCGTTTGCGAAGTTACCCGGATTTTTGCTGGTCGCCATTGCTGGTACCTCCTGATAGTTACTCGCGAGGCGTTATTGCCTCTACATAAAATGAGGCAGGCCCTGCCGCGAGTCGTTCAGGCTTTTTTTCATCAGCCGTTGACCACACTGCCGCCGTTGACATGAAGCATCTGCCCGGTGACGTAAGACGCATCGCTACTGGCCAGATAGACGAATGCCGGTGCGACTTCGGAGGGCTGGCCCGGGCGCCCCAGCGGTGTATCGGCACCGAACTCGGAGACTTTTTCGGCGCTGAAGGTGGACGGGATCAGTGGCGTCCAGATCGGCCCAGGTGCGACGCCATTGACGCGAATCCCACGCGGCGCCAGGTTGATCGACAGCGAGCGGGTGAATGAGGTGATCGCGCCCTTGGTCGAGGAATAATCGAGCAACATGGGGTTGCCCTTGTAGGCCGTCACCGAGCTGGTGTTGATGATGCTCGCCCCCGGCTGCAGATGCTCCAGCGCGACCTTGGTCAGATGGAACATGGCGAAAATATTGGTGCGGAAGGTCTGCTCCCACTGCGCCTCATCGAGTGACTCGAGGTTGTGCTCGGGATGCTGTTCGCCAGCATTGTTGATGAGGATGTCGAGGCGTCCCCACTTGGCGATCACGGCGTCGACCACGCACTGACAGAAGCTGCCGTCGCCAACGTCACCCGCCAGGGCGATGGCTTCGCCGCCGTGGCGCTTCACCTCGTCGAGGGTCTTCTGCGCGTCTTCATCCTCGTTCAGGTAAACCAAGGCGACCTTGGCCCCTTCCAGGGCGTAGTGCACGGCCACGGCGCGGCCGATACCGCTGTCGCCACCGGTGATGATCGCCACCTTGCCGGTCAGTTTGCCGGCAGCGCGGTAATCATCGTCGAGGTAGACCGGCTCAGGGTGCATGGCGTGTTCGACGCCGGGTTGCCGCTGCTGGTGCTGAGGCGGCAGGGTCTTGTCGTTCATCCTTCACTCCTCCTTTCGCTAGCGCTCAGACGGCCTGCAGGCGCGGGCTCGCAGTCACCGGATGGGTCTTGTGGCGATTCTCGAAGCAGAAGTTGGTGGCCTGCACATAGCCTTCGGCCGAGCCACAGTCGAAGCGGCGGCCTTTGAACTTGTAGGCCAGCACGCAGCCCTGCTGGGCCTGCTTCATCAGCGCATCGGTGATCTGGATTTCGCCGCTCTTGCCCGGCTCGGTCTGCTCGATCAACGAGAAGATGTCGGGCGTGAGAATGTAGCGGCCGATGATCGCCAGGTTCGATGGCGCGTCCTCCGGGTTGGGCTTCTCCACCATGCTGTCGATGCGGAAGATATCGTCGCGCAGCGCTTCACCGGCAATCACGCCGTAGCGCGAAACCTCCTCCATCGGCACTTCCTGGATGGCGACGATGGAGCAGCGGAACTGTTCGTAGAGCTTGACCATCTGGGTCAGCACGCCGTCACCGTCGAGGTTCAGGCACAGGTCATCGGCCAGCACCACGGCAAAGGCCTCGTCACCGATCAGGGAACGGCCGGTGAGAATGGCGTGGCCAAGCCCCTTCATCTCCACCTGGCGGGTGTAGGAGAAGGTGCACTGATCGATCAGATGACGCACACCACTGAGGGATTTCTCCTTGCCGGTGTTGGAAATTTCGTTCTCCAGCTCGTAGCTGATGTCGAAATGATCCTCCAGCGAGCGCTTGCCGCGACCGGTGACAATGGCAATTTCATTGAGCCCGGCCTGGAGTGCTTCTTCGACGCCGTACTGGATCAACGGGGTGTCGACCACCGGCAGCATTTCCTTGGGCATCGCCTTGGTAGCAGGAAGAAAACGGGTACCGTAACCGGCAGCGGGGAACAGGCATTTCTTGATCATGGGTTCTATACCAATTGAGTGACTCGGTAATAGAACCTGACCCGTTTAGAACCTTTACGGTTCAAGATATTTCAGCGGGCGCCGTTTCGCTGCTGCGCGCTTTTGCGAAGCTCGGCACCGCGGCATAAGCGCGCCGATGCCGAGCTGCCGCTGCAGGCAAGAAACCGTCCCTACGCGAGATAACGGCTCACTTCGATCAGATTGCCGTCCGGGTCGCGAAAATACACCGACTCGATGGGGCCAACGGCACCGGTGCGAGCCACCGGCCCCTCTTCCACCATCACGCCCTGCTCGGCCAGATGGGCCATGACTCGCTGCAGAGGCCACAGGGTGATCAGGCACAAATCGATGGCGCCCGGTGTCGGTTTGATCGCCTTGGGCTCGAACTCACGCCCGGCCTGATGCAGATTGAATTTCTGCTGGCCGAATACCAGAGCGCTGCGCCCGGCGCCGAAGCGCTCGTGACGCATGCCCAGCACGCGCTCATAGAAATCGACGGTGGCGTCGATATCCGCCACCGTCAGTACCAGATGGTCCAGTCTCTCGATCATGCTCAATGCCTGTCCAGAAGGTGAAAACGCGGCAACCCGAGGTGCCAGTGAATCGCCGCCAGACGAGCGACCAGCACCACGACCATCGCCGCTGCGCTATCGAGCCAGTGCGGGGTGCCCAGTGCACGCAGGCCGATGAAAGTAAGCGCGCCGGCGATGCAGGCCGTGGCGTAGATTTCCTTCTGGAAGATCAGCGGAATCTCGTTGCACAGCACATCGCGAATCACCCCGCCAACCACGCCAGTCATCACGCCCATGATCACCGCGGTGCTGATCGGCGTGCCGTGCTGCAGCGCCAACTCGGTGCCATACACGGTGAACACCGCCAGGCCGAAGGCATCGGCGATCAGCAGGCCTTTCTCGTGAATCGGCCGGGTCATGCGCACCCAGGCCACGGTGCCCAGTGCCGCCAGTGATGCGACCAGAATGTAGGTGTCGTCGCGAATCCAGCTGACCGGGTGGTTGTCCAGAATCAGGTCGCGCAGCGTGCCGCCGCCCAGCGCGGTGACGATGGCCATCACCAGCACGCCGAACAGGTCCATGGACTTGCGCCCCGCCATCAGTGCACCGGTGATGGCGAACACCGCAACGCCGAACAGGTCGGCGACATAGAAAAGCGTTTCCATGCTGCCCTCAGCGGCTGACCGGCGTACGCAGGGTGACGAACTCCTCGGCGGCGCTCGGGTGCACGCCGATGGTCTCGTCGAAGATCTGCTTGGTCGCACCTGCCTTCAGGGCAATCGCCAGGCCCTGAACGATCTCGCCCGCCTCCGGGCCGACCATATGACAGCCGAGCACGCGGTCGCTGTCGGCATCGACCACCAGCTTCATCAGCGTGCGCTCCGGGTTCTCGGTCAGCGTCAGCTTCATCGGCCGGAAGCGGCTCTCGAAGATCTTCACCTTGTGCCCGGCTTCGATGGCCTGCTCCTCACTCAGGCCAACGGTGCCGATATTCGGCAGGCTGAACACGGCGGTAGGGATCATGCTGTAATCCAGCGGCCGGTATTCCTCGGGTTTGAACAGCCGCCGCGCCACGGCCATGCCTTCGGCCAGCGCAACCGGGGTCAGCTGCACGCGGCCGATCACGTCGCCAAGGGCGAGAATCGACGGCGTGGAAGTCTGGAACAGATCGTCCACCTCGACGTAACCGCGCTTGTCCAGCCTCACCTCGACGTTTTCCAGGCCGAGGTTGTCCAGCATCGGCCGGCGGCCGGTGGCGTAGAACACGCAATCGGCCTCCAGTACGCGACCATCCTTGAGCGTCGCAGCGAGGCTGCCATCGGCCTTGCGCTCGATGCTGGCAATATCGGCGTTGAACTGCAGGTCCAGGCCCTTCTTGCTCAGCTCTTCGCGCAGGTGCTCGCGCACGGCGCCATCGAAGCCGCGCAGGAACAGATCGCCGCGGTACAGCAACGAGGTCTGCGCGCCCAGGCCGTGGAAGATCGAGGCGAACTCCACGGCGATATAGCCGCCGCCCACCACCAGTACGCGCTTGGGCAGCTGCTTGAGGAAGAAGGCTTCGTTGGAGCTGATGGCGTGCTCGCGGCCTGGGATATCGGGAATCTGCGGCCAGCCGCCGGTGGCGATCAGAATGCGTTCGGCGCTGTGACGCTGGCCGTTCACTTCGACGGTATGGGCGTCGACGATACGCGCATGAGCTTCGAACAGACTGACGCCACTGTTGGTCAACAGATTGCGGTAAATGCCATTGAGGCGTTCGATCTCGCGGTTCTTGTTGGCGATCAGCGTCGCCCAGTCGAAATTCGCTTCGCCCAGCGACCAGCCGAAACCCGAGGCCTGCTCGAAGTCATCGGCAAAATGCGCGCCGTATACCAGCAGCTTTTTCGGTACGCAGCCGACGTTGACGCAGGTACCGCCCAGGTAGCGGCTCTCGGCCACCGCAACGCGTGCACCATAACCAGCGGCGAAGCGCGCCGCACGTACGCCGCCGGAACCGGCGCCGATAACGAACAGGTCGAAGTCGTAACTCATGGGGTATCTCCTTGGCAGACGAGGAGCATACCGTAAAGGCCCGCGCTAAGCTGAAAGCCGGAGGTGGATTCCATGCGCCCTACCCTGACTCATCTTGCCCTGCACGTCCCCGATCTCGACGCCTGCATCGCCTTCTATCAACGTTTCTGCGGCATGCAGGTGATCCACGAGCGTCCCGGCAAGGGTACACGCATCGTCTGGATGGCCGAGCCGGGCAAGGAGCACCAGTTCATCTTCGTGATCATGCCCGGCGGGCAGGACAGGAACCTGGCCGCCAATGACTACAGCCACTTCGGCTTCGCCCTGGACAGCCGCGAGGACGTCGATCACATCGCCGCCATGGCCGAACAAGCGGGCTGCCTGATCTGGCCACCACGCGACGAACCCTATCCGGTTGGCTACTACTGCGGCCTGCGCGACCCGGCCGGCAACTACGTGGAGTTCAGCTTCGGCCAGCCGCTCGGACCCGGCTCGGAGAAAATGCCCATTCCCTGAAATGCAAAACGCCACCCGAGGGTGGCGTCAGTTGGAGCATCAATGCACCGATTCAGTAGGAGCGGCGCCCCGCCGCGAACCGGACGGCGAGGCATCGCAAAGCTTCGCCCCGGGGCGGGGCTCCTACGAAAGGCTGCTCTGATAGGCAAACGTATCAGAACGCCTTGCCGGTCTTGTACAGGTTCTCGAAGCAGAAATTGGTCGCGTCGATGTAACCCTCGGCGCTACCGCAGTCGAAACGCTGGCCCTTGAACTTGTACGCCATCACGCAGCCCTGCTGGGCCTGGCGCATCAGCGCATCGGTGATCTGGATTTCGCCACCCTTGCCCGGCGGCGTGCTGCGAATCAGATCGAAGATGTCCGGGGTGAGGATGTAGCGACCGATGATCGCCAGGTTCGACGGCGCGTCCTCGGGCTTGGGCTTCTCCACCATGTTGCTGACGCGGTAGATGTCCTCGCGGATCATCTCGCCGGCGATCACGCCGTACTTGGAGGTCTCGTCCTTCGGCACTTCCTGAATCGCCACGATGGAGCAGCGGAACTGGTTGTACAGCTTGACCATCTGCGCCAGCACGCTATCGCCTTCCAGGTTCAGGCACAGGTCGTCGGCCAGTACCACGGCGAACGGCTCGTCACCGATCAGCGGCTGGCCGCAGAGGATGGCGTGGCCCAGGCCTTTCATTTCGACCTGACGGGTGTAGGAGAAACTGCACTCGTCGATCAGACGACGGATGCCAACCAGGTACTTCTCCTTGTCGGTGCCCTTGATCTGGTGTTCGAGCTCGTAGCTCACGTCAAAGTGGTCTTCCAGCGCGCGCTTGCCGCGCCCCGTGACGATGGAGATCTGGTTGAGGCCAGCCTCGAGTGCCTCTTCAACCCCGTATTGAATCAGTGGCTTGTTCACCACCGGCAACATTTCCTTGGGCATTGCCTTGGTAGCAGGCAGGAAGCGCGTGCCGTAACCGGCAGCGGGGAACAGGCATTTCTTGATCATGGGACTCCCTAGTGGGGACGGTTGGAATGCGCACCCAGTCTATCAAGCCGCGCTAGCCTTACAACTGCCGCTTGCAGGTCGACCGATGCCTCGATAGAGAAAACCCAGCTCCGCCAGCTGATCGGCGTCATAGATGTTGCGCCCGTCGAACAGCACCGGCATGCGCATCGCACCGCGAATACGCGGGAAGTCCGGCTGACGGAACTGCTTCCACTCCGTCACCAGCACCAACGCATCCGCACCCTGGGTGACGGCATAGGGGGATTCGCTCAGTACCAGCTGCCCCGCCTCGATGGCCGCCGGATAGCGTGCAGCAACAGCTGCCGTGGCAGCAGGGTCGCAAGCCTGCACCTTGGCACCCGCGGTCAGCAGAGCCTCGAGTAGCACCAGGCTGGGCGCTTCACGCAGATCGTCAGTACCGGGTTTGAATGCCAGCCCCCAGAGCGCGACGACCCGCCCGTGCAAGTGGCCATTGAAATGCTCGCGCAGGGCCTGGAACAGCAGCGTCTTCTGCAGCGCATTGCGCGCTTCGACCGCGCGCAGGATGCCAGGCTCGATGCCCTCGTGCTCGGCCGTACGGATCAGCGCCTTCACATCCTTGGGAAAGCACGAGCCGCCATAACCGCAACCGGCATAGATGAAGTGCGTACCGATACGCCGGTCGCTACCGATACCGCGGCGCACCTGCTCGATATCCACGCCCAACCGCGCGCAGATACCTGCCATCTCGTTGATAAAGGAAATCTTGGTCGCCAGAAAGGCATTGGCCGCATACTTGCTGAACTCCGCGGCGCGCACACCCATGCACAACAGGCGGTCGTGATTGCGCAGAAATGGCGCATACAGCCGGCGTAACAAATCGCGCCCACGCTCATCGTCGCAGCCGACGATCACCCGATCAGGGCGCATGAAATCCTCGACTGCAGAGCCTTCCTTGAGAAACTCCGGATTGCTCGCCACGATCACCCGCGCCCGTTGTTCCCGACGCGCCAGACCGGCGTTGATGCGCTGTGCCACACGCTCGGCGGTGCCCACCGGCACCGTGGATTTGTCCACCACCAGACACGCATGATCGAGCCGTTCACCCAGCTCGTCGGCAACCGCCAGCACATGACTCAGATCGGCCGAACCGTCCTCACCGCTGGGCGTGCCCACCGCAATGAAAATCACCTCGGCGCGGCGGATGCCGGCCTTCAGCTGAGAAGTGAAACTGAGCTGCCCACCGGCCAGCTGCGCCTTGAGCATCGCCTCCAGGCCCGGCTCGTAGATCGGCACCTCACCTCGCGAAAGCATCGCCACGCGCTGCGGATCTCGCTCGACGCAGACCACCTGATTGCCCATCTCGGCAAAACAGGTGGCCGTCACCAAACCTACGTATCCCGCTCCAATCACGCATATCTGCATCGCAGCATCCTCCTGGCCTATGCTGCGATTGCAACCAATCGCGGTGGCAGCGATATGACGGAACGACGAAGGAATGATGACAGGCGTGTATGTACGC
Proteins encoded in this window:
- a CDS encoding VOC family protein translates to MIERLDHLVLTVADIDATVDFYERVLGMRHERFGAGRSALVFGQQKFNLHQAGREFEPKAIKPTPGAIDLCLITLWPLQRVMAHLAEQGVMVEEGPVARTGAVGPIESVYFRDPDGNLIEVSRYLA
- a CDS encoding UDP-glucose dehydrogenase family protein, encoding MQICVIGAGYVGLVTATCFAEMGNQVVCVERDPQRVAMLSRGEVPIYEPGLEAMLKAQLAGGQLSFTSQLKAGIRRAEVIFIAVGTPSGEDGSADLSHVLAVADELGERLDHACLVVDKSTVPVGTAERVAQRINAGLARREQRARVIVASNPEFLKEGSAVEDFMRPDRVIVGCDDERGRDLLRRLYAPFLRNHDRLLCMGVRAAEFSKYAANAFLATKISFINEMAGICARLGVDIEQVRRGIGSDRRIGTHFIYAGCGYGGSCFPKDVKALIRTAEHEGIEPGILRAVEARNALQKTLLFQALREHFNGHLHGRVVALWGLAFKPGTDDLREAPSLVLLEALLTAGAKVQACDPAATAAVAARYPAAIEAGQLVLSESPYAVTQGADALVLVTEWKQFRQPDFPRIRGAMRMPVLFDGRNIYDADQLAELGFLYRGIGRPASGSCKASAA
- the galU gene encoding UTP--glucose-1-phosphate uridylyltransferase GalU, which encodes MIKKCLFPAAGYGTRFLPATKAMPKEMLPVVNKPLIQYGVEEALEAGLNQISIVTGRGKRALEDHFDVSYELEHQIKGTDKEKYLVGIRRLIDECSFSYTRQVEMKGLGHAILCGQPLIGDEPFAVVLADDLCLNLEGDSVLAQMVKLYNQFRCSIVAIQEVPKDETSKYGVIAGEMIREDIYRVSNMVEKPKPEDAPSNLAIIGRYILTPDIFDLIRSTPPGKGGEIQITDALMRQAQQGCVMAYKFKGQRFDCGSAEGYIDATNFCFENLYKTGKAF
- the galU gene encoding UTP--glucose-1-phosphate uridylyltransferase GalU, translated to MIKKCLFPAAGYGTRFLPATKAMPKEMLPVVDTPLIQYGVEEALQAGLNEIAIVTGRGKRSLEDHFDISYELENEISNTGKEKSLSGVRHLIDQCTFSYTRQVEMKGLGHAILTGRSLIGDEAFAVVLADDLCLNLDGDGVLTQMVKLYEQFRCSIVAIQEVPMEEVSRYGVIAGEALRDDIFRIDSMVEKPNPEDAPSNLAIIGRYILTPDIFSLIEQTEPGKSGEIQITDALMKQAQQGCVLAYKFKGRRFDCGSAEGYVQATNFCFENRHKTHPVTASPRLQAV
- a CDS encoding SDR family oxidoreductase, coding for MNDKTLPPQHQQRQPGVEHAMHPEPVYLDDDYRAAGKLTGKVAIITGGDSGIGRAVAVHYALEGAKVALVYLNEDEDAQKTLDEVKRHGGEAIALAGDVGDGSFCQCVVDAVIAKWGRLDILINNAGEQHPEHNLESLDEAQWEQTFRTNIFAMFHLTKVALEHLQPGASIINTSSVTAYKGNPMLLDYSSTKGAITSFTRSLSINLAPRGIRVNGVAPGPIWTPLIPSTFSAEKVSEFGADTPLGRPGQPSEVAPAFVYLASSDASYVTGQMLHVNGGSVVNG
- a CDS encoding con-10 family general stress protein translates to MATSKNPGNFANDRQKASEAGRKGGHNSGGNFANDRQRAAEAGRKGGQKSQSGRES
- a CDS encoding trimeric intracellular cation channel family protein, whose translation is METLFYVADLFGVAVFAITGALMAGRKSMDLFGVLVMAIVTALGGGTLRDLILDNHPVSWIRDDTYILVASLAALGTVAWVRMTRPIHEKGLLIADAFGLAVFTVYGTELALQHGTPISTAVIMGVMTGVVGGVIRDVLCNEIPLIFQKEIYATACIAGALTFIGLRALGTPHWLDSAAAMVVVLVARLAAIHWHLGLPRFHLLDRH
- the gorA gene encoding glutathione-disulfide reductase codes for the protein MSYDFDLFVIGAGSGGVRAARFAAGYGARVAVAESRYLGGTCVNVGCVPKKLLVYGAHFADDFEQASGFGWSLGEANFDWATLIANKNREIERLNGIYRNLLTNSGVSLFEAHARIVDAHTVEVNGQRHSAERILIATGGWPQIPDIPGREHAISSNEAFFLKQLPKRVLVVGGGYIAVEFASIFHGLGAQTSLLYRGDLFLRGFDGAVREHLREELSKKGLDLQFNADIASIERKADGSLAATLKDGRVLEADCVFYATGRRPMLDNLGLENVEVRLDKRGYVEVDDLFQTSTPSILALGDVIGRVQLTPVALAEGMAVARRLFKPEEYRPLDYSMIPTAVFSLPNIGTVGLSEEQAIEAGHKVKIFESRFRPMKLTLTENPERTLMKLVVDADSDRVLGCHMVGPEAGEIVQGLAIALKAGATKQIFDETIGVHPSAAEEFVTLRTPVSR
- a CDS encoding hemerythrin domain-containing protein codes for the protein MNAIELLKKDHETVKELLSKLEDTTERAVQTRKKLLLKIEQELKIHTELEEQIFYPAFRRAGSKDDAVLAIEAKEEHRAVEALVLPDIKETSPSTLEFAGRVKVLKELLEHHIEEEERDMFPQASKLLSKRQLQELGQSMEVLRKSLKSNAQAKAA
- a CDS encoding VOC family protein, which gives rise to MRPTLTHLALHVPDLDACIAFYQRFCGMQVIHERPGKGTRIVWMAEPGKEHQFIFVIMPGGQDRNLAANDYSHFGFALDSREDVDHIAAMAEQAGCLIWPPRDEPYPVGYYCGLRDPAGNYVEFSFGQPLGPGSEKMPIP